In the Desulfuromonas sp. DDH964 genome, ATTCTTTCCCAAACCGTCATCCGTTTTTTGAAGTGCTGTTTTTCGACCTGGCTGACCTGCACCGACTTGATCGGCCGCTCGATCAGCGCATGACCTTCCTTCATGACCTCTTCATAAGGCCCTTGTTTGCCGGCAATTTCACCGGGGATGGTAAATTCGACTTCCTCGGGCGGAGCCAATGGATTTTTCAGTGACGGTTTGATCACGCTCTTGGCCATTTCGCACATCCCTCTGCTGGTTGGATTGGTAAAGACTCCCTGCAAGGGTGCCCGGCACCGATGCGGGGTTGCCTGTCGATGATAACGTCTTGAAAATGCAGGAAACCGGGAAACTTTTCTTTAGAACGTCGTTTCTCGGACACCCGTTACAAAACAAAAAACTCGGCGAATTGTCAAGGAAAATTTTATTTTGGGTAAAATATGCTCCCGCCAACCAGCGTCGATTCTTTTAACATCAATGAAAATTTTTACTGCCGGTAGCGCCTTGGGACTGCAGCGCAAATGCCGGTCAGACCAATGAACAACCTATCCTGAGATACTTTAACTATTTGAACTAAAAAGATAAAAGAGATCGCCATCGGTGCGCCGACGTTGTTCCAAGCCACCACAGCGCCAGCCGGTGTTGTTCGCAGGCTACCCCCCTGGCCCTGCAATCACGACGAAATATTAGTCAGGGTAAAATTCCGTTTTGATTTTCTAAAAATTTAAGGGCGATGGATTTCGCGAGGAACACGGCTGGGGTAGAAAAAAACAGGCCTCCGGGAAGGAGGCCTGTCGCTGGGCATGGTTTACAGGGGAGGGGGGGGCATTCAGCCCTTCATATGAACGGCCTTGATGAAACGTGTCCCAACCGCCGCCGCGAGACGTGCAATCACCTCGTCGCTGGCAGGCGTATCGAGAGAGAGAACCACCATCGCCTCACCAGCCTTGGCGCGCCGGCCGAGGTTCATCGAGCCGATATTGATTCCGGCCTCACCGAGGATGGTGCCGATCTTGCCGATCAGGCCCGGCTTGTCCTCGTAGCTCATCACCAGCATGTGCTCCTCGGGCTGGAAATCGGTGAAAAAGTCGCGCATCTTGACGATTTTCGGGATTCCCTCGAAGAGGGTCCCGGCAACGCTGCGTTTTCCTTCAGGGCTCTCCAGGCAGAGGGTTACCAGGTTGGAAAAGGAGCCGGTTTCGGTCGTGCGAACCTCCTCGACGATGATGCCCATCGAGTTCGCCACCAGCCGGGCATTGACCATATTCACGTCCTGTTCGGTCTGCCGGTTGAGCAGCGCCGCCAGACCACAGACGGTAATCGGCGCGCAGTCAAAACGGGCCAGTTTGCCATTATAGGCAAAGATCACCTTGTTGGGGTTGGGCGGTGCCAGCTGGGAAATAAACTCTCCCATCTGGCTGATCAGGGCCATGAACGGCTTCATGTGCTCCATCAGATCAGGGTCGAACTTGGGAATGTTCACGGCATTCTCCAAGGGGCGTCCATCGAGGTAATTGACCAGTTCGCGGCTGACGTCCACCGCCACATTTTTCTGGGCCTCGAAGGTATTTGCGCCGAGGTGCGGCGTAACCACCATGCGCGGGTGGGCGATCAGCTGCTGCAGAACGTCACTGTCGGGCGGTTCCGAGCTCCAGACATCAAAGGCGGCGCCGATACATTTGCCCGACTGCAGGGCGGCGAGCATCGCTGTCTCCTCGATTATCCCACCGCGGGCGCAGTTAACGACGATCACCCCGTCCTTCATGGCGCGAAAATGTTCGTTGCCGATCATGCCCCGGGTCTCGTCGTTGAGGGGTGTATGCACCGTGATGATGTCAGCATAGCGAACGATATCCTCGAGCGATACCAGCCGGACCCCGAGATCTTCCCCACGCTTTTCCGCTATATAGGGATCATAGGCGATAACCTCGGCCTCGAAGGCCTTGCAGCGCAGAGCCACCCGCCCGCCAACCTTGCCGAGGCCGATGATGCCGATTGTCTTCCCTTTGAGTTCATAACCGGTAAAGGGGGCCCGCTTCCACTCACCACCTTTGAGGCTGGCATTGGCAACGGTTATGTTACGGCAGAGGGAGAGGAGAAGCGCCATGGTGTGCTCGGCCGCCGAATTCACATTGCCGAAAGGAGCGTTGACAACAATGATCCCCTTGTTGCTGGCCGCCTCGACATCGACATTGTCAATACCAACCCCGGCCCGGGCAACTATTTTCAGGTTCCGGGCGTGCTCCAGCAGTTCGGCATCGATCTGGGTTCCGCTGCGGGTAATGATGGCATCATAATCGCCGATGGTCCGGTAGAGTTCCTTGCGGGAGAGGCCAAGGCGAACATCAAACTCGATGCGCGTATCTCCAACCAGGGGCTGCAGACCCTCTTGGGAGATCTCGTCGGTAATCAGAACTCGCATGCAAACTCCTTCCATTGCCGTTTTCCGCGCCGGCAAAAACGCGCCTGGGTTTTGGGAAAGCCAGAATTTTAGCCCTTTTACCTGACCCTGTCAACGCCGTAGACAGCACCAAAAGCCCATGCAAAACCGACTACTTGACCAGCTTGAGTCCGGGCTGCGCCGGGGCGCTGCCGGGAGCCGACGGGGGCTTTTGCGGCGCGCCGGCATAGGGGAGGGTCCCGTCGGCGAACATTTGCGCAACCGTTTCGGCAATTGTCAGGCACTGCTTCATGCAGACCTTGCGAACCGGACAGCTGCTGCAGTCGGCTGCACCGCCGGCACTGCGCAGGGCATGGATGACCAGCTCGACACTCTCCGCCTGGCTCAAAGGGACGAGAAACATAAAAACTCCTGTCGTTTTTCTCGGTCGGACAAACCCGGAACAGGGCCCCACTGGCCAGCGGCCGGCAGTGAAGGCCACCCCACGGGGTCGTGCCCGGTGGGGTGCAAAACAATACAGGCGCTGCTACAAACGCTTGTCGGCAACCTGGGCAAACGCCTTGAGCTTGGTCATCATGGTGGCGAATTCGGCCGGCCGCAACGACTGCGGGCCGTCGCTGGCTGCAGTTTCCGGCGTGGGATGGACCTCGACGATCAGACCGTCGGCCCCTGCGGCCACTGCAGCGTAGCACATGGAGGGGACCAGGCTGGCATGGCCGGTTGCGTGGGAGGGATCGATGACCACCGGCAGGTGAGTCAGCTCCTTGAGCACCGGCACCGCCGAGATATCGAGGGTATTGCGGGTCGCGGTCTCGAAGGTCCGGATCCCCCGCTCACAGAGGATCACCCGCCGGTTCCCCTCGGCGAGGATGTATTCGGCACTCATCAGAAATTCCTGGATCGTCGTTGCCATGCCGCGCTTGAGCAGGATCGGCTTGTCGAGGCGGCCGAGAATCTTGAGGAGGGCGAAATTCTGCACGTTGCGGGCACCGACCTGCATGATATCGGCATATCGGGCCACCAGTTCGACGTCGCGGGGATTGACGACCTCGGTGATAATCGGCAACCCGGTCGCTTCCCGGGCCTGAACCAGCAGCTTGAGGCCGTCCTCTTCCATTCCCTGGAAGGAGTAGGGGCTGGTCCTGGGCTTGAAGGCCCCGCCGCGCAGCACCTTGGCCCCGGCTGCCTTGACCGCCCGTGCGCATTCCAGGATCTGGGCTTCGTTCTCCACGGCACAGGGCCCCGCCATCACCAGGAAGGAGCCGCCGCCGACAGTCAACCCGGGGACGATTTCGATGGTGCTCGGCTCGGGTTTGACCTCGCGACTGGCCAGCTTGTAGGGCTTGAGGATCGGCACCACGCTCTCGACCCCGGGGAGCGATTCCAGGGCCTGGAGCACCGACTTGCCGCGTTCGTCGCCGACCGCGCCGACCACGTTCCGGGTCTCCCCGTGGATGACGTGGGGCTTGTAACCCAACTCCCGAATTCGCTTTTTGACCTCGGCCAGTTCGTCCTTGCTGGCACCCTGCTTCATTACGATGATCATCTGTCTGTACCCCTTTCCTCCGGTTGAGAGTGATGGAATGGGTCAGGCCGCCCGGGAACCCCATGGCGGCCTGCAGTTCGCTCCGGAGGCCCGGAGACAGCAAAACCATGGGAGGCCGGTCGGTCTGCCCATGGTTTTTGATCCTCTTTTATCGCGGTTTGCCTACGATAGCGGACCTTTCCCCACGGCAGACGGCCTAAAGTAAAAGCCGTACCAGAAGGAAAAGCTGCTAAAGTTGGCGCCGACATGTTGCATCTGAACTCGATCCTTAAAAAATGTCTGTTCTGTAACTAGCAGAATCTGTACTCCTTGGCAAGCGGATAATGCTCCCCCGGGAGGAACACAATTGGCCCAGCATTGCACCAGTTGCACCCTGCTGCCGACCCGAATTTCTCTTGACAGCGGGACCGCATTTCGTTATATACATGCTTCCGTTCGCCCAGATAGCTCAGTCGGTAGAGCAGAGGACTGAAAATCCTCGTGTCGGCAGTTCGATTCTGTCTCTGGGCACCAGACGCCAAAAGGGCCGTGGATTTCCACGGCCCTTTTTTTGTCCCACCGTATTTGCCGAGAGTTTCCCTTCCCCGCTCCCAATCGAAGTCTAGCCGCCGCGAATCTTTTGTTTGAGCGCAGCGACGACCTCCTTGACCGTCTCCTCAGCCAGATACTTGACGCCAATTTCGACCGTCGTCGATTGCCGGCTGGCAACATCATAGAACTCCAACCGATACCCGACCTCCATCTCAACCCCACGTGCCGGCGCGATGTAGGTGCGACGGTAAAGAATTGTGCCGAAGAGAATTTTTCCCGGGGCCCGGCTCAGGCCCAGATCTGCTTGCAGTTCAGCCGCGGTTTTGCCGCGCAGTTGCTGGGCCGTCTTTGCGGCGTGGTCATAATTTCGTTCCAGGTAGAGCTCGCTCTGAAAGAGCCCGGCATCGCGCAGGGCGTCGGAGAGGTTGGCGGCATCTTCCCCGCGACAGATGTAAAAGGCGGCGGCGGTCTTGGCAAAGGGGCCAAAGACCAGGAGCGGCCCATCCCCCTTGAGGTCGGCGAGGTCACCCTGCACCACCTTGAATTCCTTGACGCCGTCGGTCATGGCCGTCATCTGTCCGAAAATCGGACCGCACCCGGCCAGCAGCAACAAGCTCAGTCCCACCAGAATCCGCTTCATACTCAACACCCCTTGCAGAGTTTATGGCAGCTCAGGCAATCGTCGTCCGCCTTGTGCCGCAACAGGTTGGCCGTATCGTGGCAGCCCCGACAATCGCTGGGGGTCGCCGCTTTGAGGTGGTCTGCAGTCGGCATGCGCCGGGGTGCATAGAGGGCAACCCGTGCCTCACACCCTACCAGCACCAGAAAGAGGATCAGGAAAGACAACCGATACATGAATGTTCCTTTCACCAAAGAAGTAGGTCGCTGCGACCCTCGGTTCTGTAGCATAGCAATGCCCCTGAAAATCGCAATCGGTCAGAGAAATTTCGTCCCGGTTCGGCCATTCCGGCGCGAGGGTCTCAACTGAACAGCAGCTTGAGGGCAAAGACAAAAACCGTCAGGGCCACCACCTGCTTGATCCAGTCATGCCCCTTTTTGACCGCCATGCGGGAGGCCACCCAGCCCCCCGCCGAATTCCCGGCGGCAAGCGCCAGACCGAGCGTCCAGTTGACCTGGTCGTGGGCCATGAAGACCGCCAGCGCCGGGATGGTGAAGATCAGCACTACGATGATTTTCACCACGTTGGTGCGCACCAGATCGATGCCGTGCAAGACCAGCGCCGGGATGATCAGAAACCCGACTCCGGCCTGGACAAAACCACCATAGATGCCGATAAAAAAGAAGGAGGCCAGCAGCACCGCACCGCGACCGGGCGTCATCACCAGTTCCTCGACGCGGCGTTTTTTCATCGGGTCGACCAGGGTCAGGACCAGGACGCCGAGCATGATCCCCGCCAGCAGGCGCTGGAACAGACGCTCGTCGATATCGACGGCGAGCCGGGCCCCGAGATAACTGCCGGCAATCGCCGGCAGGGAGCAGAAGAGGGCCAGGCGCCAGGGGAAAATCCCCTGGCGGCGAAAGGAGGTGATGGCAAAAATATTCTGGCACAAGACCCCGACCCGGTTGGTGCCGTTGGCAACCGCTGCCGGCAGGCCGAGGAAAATCAGCAGCGGCAGGGTCAGTAGTGAACCGCCGCCGGCCAGAATATTGAGGAAGCCGGAGATGAAGCCGACCACCAGCAGGGCCACGATCTGAAACGGCAGTCCGCTCATGGGGTCGCTCCTTCACCAAGCAGGCGCCGCAAGACTTCACCGGCCATCATCAATCCGAACAGGGGCGGGACGACCGAAGAACTACCGAGGGGCACCCGGCGCTGCTGGTACTCCTCGGCACCGGCGCCGCGCGGGGCACGGCCTCCACCATTGCCGGCGAGGGGCCGGAACTCTTCACTCGAATAGACCACCGGGACGCCGCCGTCAATGCCGCGCCGGCGCAACTCCTTGCGCAGCACCCGGGCCAACCGGCAGATTCGGGTCTGGGAGAGATCGGCAAGGGTGACACGGGTCGGGTCGATCTTGTTGGCGGCACCCATCGAAGCGATGATCGGCAGGCCGCGTTCGACGCAGGTTTGAATCAGGTGGAGCTTGGCGGTGATATTGTCGATACAGTCCAGGACAAAGTCGTAGCCCGGGTCAAGGAGTGCCGCGGCATTCTCCGGTCCGTAGAATTGCTGGACGGCGCTGATATCAGCGTCGGGATTGATGGCCCGGCAGCGCTCGGCCATCACCATGGCCTTGGGGCGACCGACGGTCTCCTCCAGGGCGTGCAGCTGGCGATTGAGATTACTGAGCGCCACCCGGTCGAAATCGACCAGGGTGAGGCGACCAATGCCGCCGCG is a window encoding:
- the serA gene encoding phosphoglycerate dehydrogenase — translated: MRVLITDEISQEGLQPLVGDTRIEFDVRLGLSRKELYRTIGDYDAIITRSGTQIDAELLEHARNLKIVARAGVGIDNVDVEAASNKGIIVVNAPFGNVNSAAEHTMALLLSLCRNITVANASLKGGEWKRAPFTGYELKGKTIGIIGLGKVGGRVALRCKAFEAEVIAYDPYIAEKRGEDLGVRLVSLEDIVRYADIITVHTPLNDETRGMIGNEHFRAMKDGVIVVNCARGGIIEETAMLAALQSGKCIGAAFDVWSSEPPDSDVLQQLIAHPRMVVTPHLGANTFEAQKNVAVDVSRELVNYLDGRPLENAVNIPKFDPDLMEHMKPFMALISQMGEFISQLAPPNPNKVIFAYNGKLARFDCAPITVCGLAALLNRQTEQDVNMVNARLVANSMGIIVEEVRTTETGSFSNLVTLCLESPEGKRSVAGTLFEGIPKIVKMRDFFTDFQPEEHMLVMSYEDKPGLIGKIGTILGEAGINIGSMNLGRRAKAGEAMVVLSLDTPASDEVIARLAAAVGTRFIKAVHMKG
- the aroF gene encoding 3-deoxy-7-phosphoheptulonate synthase; protein product: MIIVMKQGASKDELAEVKKRIRELGYKPHVIHGETRNVVGAVGDERGKSVLQALESLPGVESVVPILKPYKLASREVKPEPSTIEIVPGLTVGGGSFLVMAGPCAVENEAQILECARAVKAAGAKVLRGGAFKPRTSPYSFQGMEEDGLKLLVQAREATGLPIITEVVNPRDVELVARYADIMQVGARNVQNFALLKILGRLDKPILLKRGMATTIQEFLMSAEYILAEGNRRVILCERGIRTFETATRNTLDISAVPVLKELTHLPVVIDPSHATGHASLVPSMCYAAVAAGADGLIVEVHPTPETAASDGPQSLRPAEFATMMTKLKAFAQVADKRL
- a CDS encoding sulfite exporter TauE/SafE family protein, encoding MSGLPFQIVALLVVGFISGFLNILAGGGSLLTLPLLIFLGLPAAVANGTNRVGVLCQNIFAITSFRRQGIFPWRLALFCSLPAIAGSYLGARLAVDIDERLFQRLLAGIMLGVLVLTLVDPMKKRRVEELVMTPGRGAVLLASFFFIGIYGGFVQAGVGFLIIPALVLHGIDLVRTNVVKIIVVLIFTIPALAVFMAHDQVNWTLGLALAAGNSAGGWVASRMAVKKGHDWIKQVVALTVFVFALKLLFS
- a CDS encoding tRNA threonylcarbamoyladenosine dehydratase; the encoded protein is MSDEERFSRLELLIGAAGRERLSRASVAVFGLGGVGSFAVEALVRGGIGRLTLVDFDRVALSNLNRQLHALEETVGRPKAMVMAERCRAINPDADISAVQQFYGPENAAALLDPGYDFVLDCIDNITAKLHLIQTCVERGLPIIASMGAANKIDPTRVTLADLSQTRICRLARVLRKELRRRGIDGGVPVVYSSEEFRPLAGNGGGRAPRGAGAEEYQQRRVPLGSSSVVPPLFGLMMAGEVLRRLLGEGATP